In Flavobacterium piscisymbiosum, the sequence GCGTAACTCTTGCTGTTTTTATAAATGTATGTTTCATATATAGATAGTTTAAATAGTCTCTTTATTAAAGAGAAATATTAGTTTAGAAATCCTTGTAGTGTAAGCCATTCTTCAAAACGGGTTTCCCAGGAATCTACCGGCAGGTTTTGTTTTCCTGTTCCAAATCCGTGACCGCCTTTTGAGTACATATGCAGTTCGACACTTTGTCCGGCTTCCAGCCATTTATTGTACATCTGAATACTTCTTGGAGCCAGTTTTAACTGATCGTCGCTGGCTGCGCACAAAAACATCGGGATTTTTTTCTCTGGAGTTGCAACCGTTAATAATTCAGGTCTTGGACCTCCGTAAATATTGGCTACAAAATCCGGTAATTGATCTGCTGTATTTTCCAGAACTGTTTCCATCGCCACTGTACTTCCTGCAGAAAACCCAATTATGCCGACTTTTTTAGTATCGATGCCGTATTTTGAGGCATTGTCACGCACATATTTTAAAGCATTTTTTCCGTCTTGCGCTGCTAACTTTATAGTAGCCAAAGAGTTTTTTTCGAAAGCTGCTCTGTCTTTGAGCTTCTCCATCATTTCTCTTGCCGGATCATTGGTTTCGGTTTTGTTCAAACGGTATTTCAAAACAAAAGCCGTGATGCCTTTTTTGCTAAGGATTTCAGCCAATTCTTTTCCTTCTCTGTTGATGGATAAACTCTGAAAACCTCCGCCCGGAGCGATTACAATAGCAGTTCCTGTATTTTTTACTCCTTTTGGAACCTGATAAACCAATAATGAAGGATCGGTGACATTGTAAACTACTTCTGTTTTAAAAAGGTCAGAGTACATTTGAGCTTCTTTTTGCGTCCAGTTTTCAGATCCCGGAGCTTTTCCGGTGTATAGTTTTACGGTTTCCTGCGCTTTTGCTGTTGTGCCTAAAAGCAGGCAAAAAGCAAATAGTATGGTGATTTTATTTTTCATTTGTTTGTGGTATTTGTTGTTGCATTGTTAGTAAATCTCGTAAAGGCGCTAAGTTTTTTTTCAATCGTTGCTTAATTTGCTCGCAAAGTCACAAAGCCGCTAAGTTTTTTGTTTCTCGCAGATTTTAAAAAGATTTAACATGAGCGCAGATTATTATAATAAATTTAAATCTGCTTAAATCCACGGAATCTGCGTGAAACAAAAAAACTTTATGACTCTGCGAGATTAAAACTCAAGCCAATCAGAAAAAACTTTGTGCCTTAGCGTCTTCGTGGCCTAAAAAAATTACTTCTTATAAACCTCAGTTCTCGCATCTTTAATAACACCTTTCCAATTCAATCCGTAAGCAAAGTC encodes:
- a CDS encoding alpha/beta hydrolase, which encodes MKNKITILFAFCLLLGTTAKAQETVKLYTGKAPGSENWTQKEAQMYSDLFKTEVVYNVTDPSLLVYQVPKGVKNTGTAIVIAPGGGFQSLSINREGKELAEILSKKGITAFVLKYRLNKTETNDPAREMMEKLKDRAAFEKNSLATIKLAAQDGKNALKYVRDNASKYGIDTKKVGIIGFSAGSTVAMETVLENTADQLPDFVANIYGGPRPELLTVATPEKKIPMFLCAASDDQLKLAPRSIQMYNKWLEAGQSVELHMYSKGGHGFGTGKQNLPVDSWETRFEEWLTLQGFLN